DNA sequence from the Acipenser ruthenus chromosome 20, fAciRut3.2 maternal haplotype, whole genome shotgun sequence genome:
AGGGTTTCTGGTGACCTATAAAACCATCACAATCCTACTGGTAGTCTTTCACTCCCCCAGCCTTTGTGCTGCTTTGCTTAGCTTGTGGTTTTTAATAGAGATCCTGGTTTAACAGGAACATCTCTTCCCGCGCCTCTCGTTGCAGTGAGGAGCAGGACTCGGAGTACGCGCAGACGATTCAGGAAGACATTCGGAGGCGCGCAGAGGAGGctcggaggagggaggagcaggACGAGGTAGGAGCTGCGGCATTTAGCAGCATATTAACCTGCTGTCTGCTGGAGTGGGTTTGCCATTAACAGAAACTCAGGAGAGGTTTAACAGACTTGAGcagaggtggaaataagactcctattgcatagcagtgccactcattccaggttttactacgagctgcCTTAGCCACAGTGTGCAGGTAACCAGCagaggtgtgttttattaaactcctagtaaaaccaggaatggatcaagctgctgtgcaacgggagtcttattttccatccctgatgtgaataaataaataaatgcaattctTAACAAAAACCACCCTGACACATCACCACACTCACCAAATAGTTAATGACgcgacttaaaaaaaaacaagcaaaggccgtttgtcgtgtgtgtgtgtgtgtgtgtgtgtgtgtgtgggttacCACTCCGTGCCTGAGCCAAACCACCGGCTGGCACTGTGATGCAGACGGAGAGGCAGCTGCTGCTGGGATTGAAGCAGATTAACACATCAGCCTCTCTGTCCGCCCCCAGTCTGTCCAGGACAGCCCCTGCAATCCCCCCCGTCACACAGAGTACTGATCCGAGTTCCCTCCCAGCGCTCCTGCAGGTTGGCAAGCGCGTCCGTCTCCATGAGCGCCGTCTCTGGGCTCCTGAGCTCCAGCGTGCATCAGAGATCTCTTGTGAAAAAGCAATGGCTGTCTGACTTGGTTTCCTATAGTTTTACCTTTtcaatgtgtgttgttttaaaataaaaggttagtgttctttttttttccttcatgcatctgtcagtataaataattattgtgaTTCTGAACTGTAGATTTCAAGATATTTTCTTCAATACAGTCAAACAGGGGTATTCCGTTTCTCCTAAGCACAGGTCATAACTGAATCAATAAGTCAGTGGTGTAGTTAATATTGACTTAACCTTATGACTTTTTTTCCTTTAACCCAATCAATTGTACAAATCTCTTCTCAGCCCTTTTAAAGTGTCTGTCTCTGTCCAGATCCCCCTAAAGGGGCTAGCTTTTATGagcccctcataaaccagctgtatttgcTAAGCAAAGCCTGTTTATATCTAGTGTACTATTTGGGAAGATGTTTATCAATAGGTTTGTAGCCCTGATATAAAACAGTGGTCTCcccaaaaggcaaacatcttTCATGTTAGGGCTGGACatcaaaggacttgtttttaCAACACTGTCCGGTTGGTCAGTCTTTTGCTCACAAAAGCCAGGATACAACCAGCTTCCCAGGGTCTAACCAGAATCCAGGAGACTAAAAGAGGTTAATCAGATCCCCAGTCTCATTAGAAGTTTAACCAGCACCTGTGCTCAATTTGTGAGTTGTATTCTAAGACCTAACAAttaataaaatgttcaaacaGTGTGATTTTAGTGTTTTGAAGTCACAGATGAAAGCATGAGTTGTATTGAGATCTGGctgcctgcgtgtgtgtgtgtgtgtgtgtgtgtgtgtgtgtgtgtgtgtgtgtccgtgtgtcggTGTGGGGTTGTGACCTGATTCTCTCAATACTCCCACCTCCCGCTCCCTCTGTTTGTGTTCCTCAAGCtggtctgtgtctctctccccaTGAACTTTGTGTATATATCAGTCTTAGCTGGACTGAAGCAGCTGGAAAGCTAGAGACAGCCTTCTAGGTGtgccagtctagtctagtgatttAATGACTACAGTAATTGTCTGCAGTTTCTAGCTGGGAGAGCACAGCTGATCAGCCTCACCctaacctggcactctgtaattGAATCATTGCGTTGTTTAAATACCTCCCACCTGGATATTAAGATACCTTTGAGACGTGTCACAAGGGCGGATCTCTGCTGTAAaactctctctctcgcgctctcgcTCTTTTAAAATGTGTCCTGTTGTCAAGACACTACTTCAGCTGAAAGAAGTATAAAACTCTGCAAAAAccctcttgcactctttgtatgacaggcCTGACACAACACAGACTGTGTGAGAAATTCCCCTCTCagcagacccaggacactcaGAAACATACTGAAAAAGCAGGAATGAGATGACCTATCATTGTGGAAAGGTGGTATTGAATGATAGCTGAAGCTCGATCGAGCACCTTGTCATTTCTACAATGCTAACATCCTTCTGCACGAGGTCATTGCTGCTAAAGAACAGGGTCTCTAatctgcatctgtgtgtgtgtgggggggggataTCATTGCTTTAAAACCACGGGGGTTCAGTCACGCTGTCGCTGCCAGTCCCCTTTGTGCTGATGTCTGACGGCGGCTGTTGTAGGAGGTGGGAGAGGTGTTGTTTGCTGCAGAGAGAAGGCAGCGTGGGCTGGTTCTAGGTCAATCTGTCCTCAAACCAGGGGCTTTCCAAGGCTGACGTAAACACGGCGTTTTCTGTTCAAATCAGCTCGCAGCTCCCTCCTTTATGCACAAAAAACGGGTTTATGTTAAAAATGcaagaatgtcttttttttttttattttctgttagtgCTTCGGTCTGCACTTCAGTCTAACCCCAGACTCCCTGTAGGAATTGGAGGAATTACCCTTCTGAGCAGCTGCAACACCTTGGCAGACGTGTCTCATTGCAGCAGTCCCTGGCTCTGTACCCCTGTTGACCTGCGTTGCGGCACGCGCTGCACGCTGAACCAGAAAACCGCCTTCAATTCTCTCCTCTAAACCGTTTAACAccgtcaacccccccccccagcctccTACGCACCTTTCAGCTTGCATTTGGTTCCGATCCGATAAACTGCCGATGCTAACTGAAGAAATATGAACACGACTCGGAGGTCACGCTGTGTGCATGGGGCTGCTCTCCAGCTCCTGTTAAAAGATTTCTCAGTCAGCTCCAAAACCTGCTGCGCGCTGCTCTTTTAAACGAGCCAGCCAGCCTCTTCTGTTGTGAGTAATGAGCAGCTCTGAAACTCGAAGGGGGAAGCAGGTCACCAGCCAGcttggagggcagcagtgtggatcgCTGGCTGACGTCCCGGGTACTCAAGGTCTGCTCCGACAGCGCTGGGAACTTTCCAAGCAGCCGCTGACTTGTATAACTTTGTAAAGATTATTTACGCCAGCACGGTTTTAGCAGCTCCCCACCTCTCTCCCTATATTGTGGCTGTTCTAGCCTGCGGCAGGGCACAGGAAAAAGGACCATTTGCTGTACGTTACAGTATATGCTCTTACGAGGACAAATAATTAGGAACACCTGGCATGTGTTGCACACACTTATCCTGGACTGACGGTTTGTTGTGTAAATGGCGTCCCTGTCTGCGATCTATatagaagctgcatctccctgctgaaAGTCGCTTGCAGTTGCAATGAGACTGCAAGTCTGCTCGAGGGCTGCGAGGGTAGGGGCTGTGTCTGTTTAGTTATTTTGCTGGTCggtttgttttgtaaaagcttTGGTTAGCAGTCCTTTTAAAGGGGGCAGTGATGGTGTTGCTCCTGCTAACAGGAGGTGCTGAAATTTCATGATTAAAACTCTGTGGTCAGCAAACTTTTAAAAGGTTTGAAACTTTGGCTCGCACTCTTTTTAAAGGGGGGTGGTCAGCGATTTCATGTTTTTGGTGCCAATTAGAGGTAAGAGAGTCGTTTGTTAAACGCTGGCTCCACCCAGCCCAGTCTCGGGGCGTGCTCGTTTTACAAGGTGTCTGAGAAATCAAAGCATGCTGTCCTGGATCAGCAACTGGAGGAGAGGGATGACGGGACCCTGAGGCACCTGGCTGCCAACACctccctttcaatttgaaaatgTTCCGTTTTAAGACTCTCGTCTCCACCGGCGCAGCAGGTTCCAGTCCTGGAGGAAGCTGTCTCTCTGTCTGGGTTTTTTTGAAGCTGGTCTGGGTTGACCCTGATACCTGTGTCTAatccaaacctttttatttattttttggggttttattttttgtaatcgtaaaaccaggagtggatcaagctgctgtgcaatgggagtctgatttccttcccagaacagaagaaaaaaaatgatgctaTATTCACACTTTCTGTACTCTTGATTCATATTTTCCCTTTGctgtttaaatttttaaaaaatgtaccccACTGATACCGGCACTgtgatgttttcatttaaatgaaagGGCCAAGTCATGGCTCCCCATCTGCACTGACCTCTAGTGGTGTTGATGTGTAAATGGAAGAGgatcattttttgtcagtttaaaataataataataataataataataatttaaaagaacgCAGTACATGGTTAATGCTGTTATGCAGATATTCAGAATTTAgtggaatgttctgaaatctgcCTTTGGAACTCAGGAAGATTtctagccaaaatgtttgttgtTTAATTTTGACTCCTGGCTCTCTTTAGACGCAGTGCAGCCCccccccgtgtgtgtgtgtgtgtgtgtgtgtgttattgactCCTGGCTCTCTTTAGACACAGtgcagcccctgtgtgtgtgttattgactCCTGGCTCTCTTTAGACACAGTGCagcccctgtgtgtatgtgtgtgtgtgtgttattgactCCTGGCTCTCTTTAGACACAGTGCAGccccccgtgtgtgtgtgtgtgttattgactCCTGGCTCTCTTTAGACACAGtgcagcccctgtgtgtgtgttattgactCCTGGCTCTCTTTAGACATGGTGCAgcccccgtgtgtgtgtgtgtgtgttattgactCCTGGCTCTCTTTAGACACAGtgcagcccctgtgtgtgtgtgtgtgtgtgtgtgtgtgttattgactCCTGGCTCTCTTTAGACACAGTGCAgcccccgtgtgtgtgtgtgtgtgttattgactCCTGGCTCTCTTTAGACACAGtgcagcccctgtgtgtgtgtgtgttattgactCCTGGCTCTCTTTAGACACAGTGCAgcccccgtgtgtgtgtgtgtgttattgactCCTGGCTCTCTTTAGACACAGtgcagcccctgtgtgtgtgtgttattgactCCTGGCTCTCTTTAGACACAGTGCAGCCCCCGTGTGTGTTATTGACTCCTGGCTGTCTTGAAGGGGCTTTTTGTCATACGTCTTCTCACATgcgctgaccccccccccccacgtccTGTCCTGTGAAGACACACTGTGGGCTACTTGTTTTTGGTTCTCTTATGACTTGGCCTGCAGTGTGTGGGCACGCCGCTTCGCAGAACCAGAGATTTGTTGGAAATTCTTTTTGATTTAGTGCTGCAGCTGTGACCCACAATCGCCTCAGTTTTAAttgatttcttttgttttttttcttgcttacCGCTGCATCCTGTGAAACCCGCTGGATCTGACAGAAGGATTTTGAGATTAAactataaaagtgttttttttttgttttttttcacagcgtATCGTCTACAGAGCCCAAACGTCACTAGGTGACCTCTCTTTGAACAGTGCGAGACCCCCTACACATAGCTTTCATATACCTCACACAGGGCACTGCATCAGCAGCTATCTAATAACTAGAATGCCGTGGGCATCTCTCTGGATGGAAACACCATTCAACCTGAGAGAGCAACTCTGAACACTTCAAAGACTGCGACAGCTCTTTGATGATCCTCGGAGGAGTGAAACTGAGCAGCAGAGAGTTTCGCTGGAAACTCTGAACCCCTCCCTCCACTCCCCCAGGCACATTACCAATACAACTGTCTGCGGCCGGAGGTTTGGGAGGAGGTGGGTGAGTGTGCTCCCCCCACGACAGCTTCCTGGCTGGGGATGAGCTGTCGGTTTGGTTTTCACTGGTTTGTGATGCGATTTGTAGAATTGCTGCCTGGTTTACTGTCAGAATGCGGTGGTCTCCcctcttaacccccccccccccccccccccccccccaacacacatgTTTCCAGCTCGCCGTTCATGATTAGCACAGGCTGTTCACACTACAGGTGCATCAGCTTCTTCCTTCTTGTGCTCAATCTCAGGGCTGTGTTATTTCACAGGCTGCCAGCCATGTTCCGTGCATGCACGATATCCGAAAGCTGACCTTGTTCACAGACCAGGTTGTTTACGTTCAAAGGCTTTTTCAGCGCTACGGAAAACTGCTGTCCACTATATGGTTCTGTGAGCCAAAAGCGTGCCCATGTTTCCACTTGCAGCTACaggaggttatatatatatataaaatattcaaactgCTATGTATGTCAGTGTCCTGAAGAAACTGCCCCATAACCCTGTATGTAATTAAAGTAACACAGAGAAGGAAATGCTGTATATGTTTGTACACACAAACCCTACAGGGCTACAGAAATAAAACtgtgaattattttgtttaaaaatagattGATTTTCGTAATGtaagaatttaaataaatgtgtcaaACAGGAAATTGCCAAGAAGTtacaggaagaggaggagctggaGATTCGCAGGCGGAGACTTGACAGCGGTTGCCAAGGAAACCAGACCGGCCTTCTTAGCAACAGAGGTACTTTCAGCCTGAGTTTGTGTGGTCTTCAGAATAAAATGAGGCACAGAAGCATCAGAATAGAAGTACGAAGTCTGTCCCACAGGATCTGAACAGACACATTTCTGAGTGTTTCTGACTGTATCTTcctcttttttttagttttatgtttttcttttggttttggttGGGACCGGTGCCAGGACAGCAGAGGGAAAGCCCTTTTCAACACCCGTCTCATTTGCATAAACACAAAACTGGAGAGTGAGATGTGAAGACGGGACTCTCCTGAGTTAGAATCGGTGTTGTATTTTATGTCAGTATTGACATTCCTAACTGCAGTTGACACAGATCCCTAACTCGAGAAATTCCTGTTTTACGCTGTCGGAGACACAAACACTGgctcacacagagacagacacaaacacagagatagacacagacacgcagaggTTACCTTAGCCCTTCTGCAGCCTTGGTTGCAGCAGCCTTGTGGAGTTCCTCGTCTCGGCCTCAGCTGTGCCGCTTGTCCCTGGAGGCCTGGTTCAGCTCTCTGGGTGTGTCTGGGTGCCTCTCTGGATGCGGACTCCATTCCTAGCGGTGATCAATCGAGTTGAGCCTAGCTCTGTCGCATTCCTTCAGTTTCTCCATGCCTGGTGTCTGTGGTAAAGAGGTCCAGCTGAACGGTACACAGTAATGCTAATGGGTGGGGGGGTTCCTGTGAACTTTGAACTGagcgaaaaagaaaaaaaacacagcaccaaaaacactgtgctgtgtgctggcctgccAGCTGCCTGCCTGTAAGCAGCAGATCTCGCAGAAGCAGCTGCTGGTACCCACCCAAAGCTAAAGCATCTATAACTGTTGGACAaactgtcctttttttaaaagtctACTGTAAGAGTGGATTTGGGACGTTTGTCAGTGCAGGAGGCTGTTTTTAACTTTGTCGGGGTGCGGCTCACCTGACAGGCTGTCGCTTTGCTTTCTGGACTGTCTGTCGCACATCTAGTGCTGTGCTTTCATTGCATGCCTCCTGCTGCTTCCCTGTCCTAATCCTGCACGCTTCCACTGAGGCACAGCTGAGTTCAGCCATAGGACGCGTCCGGAGCTGGCTAGCTTCCCTCCTCCCTGGTTAGACACCCGCAATATTTAATGGGATAGGACCGGCGCTCTTCAGGGCGTGTTGTCTAGGTGATCAAACCTCCAGAGCAAGGTATATCTTGCATTGTTCGTTAATTATATTAATGATCCTAGTACCGTGTGCTGTGTAGATGAACAGAGATTCTAGCTGGAATGTGTGCTGGGTGAGCACCCCACAGATTATTTGAGCAGAACTTGGAATAGACACAGTTTTACAGAGCGCTTCGATGATGTGACTTTCCCTGTTGGTTCTATAACCCTAGACTCAATGCCCAGGTGAATGGATGTGTTATTTATTGCAGCTCTATGAAACATACAGAGTAACGCTGCCTTGGTTCGTCTGTCGATGAAATCCAATGTTGACAAACTAACAAGCTCCGCCCCTCCCTCGCtaaccccccgccccccctgcTTTGTGTTTGCATGTCTGGCTTTCACAAAGAATGCGGCAGGCTGCAAACCCACCAGCGGCACCAGCCTTATCCTGTAGACTGGAGGCACAGCGAGGGAGGCTCAGCCAGCAGGGGGCGCCTCCTTCCACCCAGCGCTACCGCGAACCGGCAGAGGACCGCGCAGTTAGAGCCAGCCGACAACAGCGGCGTACCCGGGGACTGTCCTGTGCGCCAGGGAAGCAGCGCTCTGCAGTATGTTAAAAATAACCTCGACGCCGCCCCCCGTGGTCCTGCCGTGGTTTTACCGGAGGAGGACTGCAGCAGATCCCCGCGCGCTGGAAGAGTCCATCGCGGTGGAGATTTCAGGGAAGACGAGGGCTGGGTCCGCAGCGGTCGCCGTGGTGACTTCCAGGAAGTGGATTTCAGGGATGAGCGGGGTTACAGGGAAAGGGTAGGCTGGGTAAGCAGAGAGCTcagggaaggagagggaggagctaCTGGTTACCATAGAGATTttagagaaagggagggagggaccaccagcagcagcagccataGAGATttcagagaaagggagggaggagCCAGCAGCAGTAACCATAGAGATttcagagaaagggagggaggagCCAGCAGCAGTAACCATAGAGATttcagagaaagggagggaggagCCAGCAGCAGTAACCATAGAGATttcagagaaagggagggaggagccagcagcagcagcagtaaccATAGAGATttcagagaaagggagggaggagCCAGCAGCAGTAACCATAGAGATttcagagaaagggagggaggagCCAGCAGCAGTAACCATAGAGATttcagagaaagggagggaggagccagcagcagcagcagtaaccATGCAGATCACAGGAGAAGAGAGGGTGGGGTTATGGAGAATGGGGGAGGGGCTTGTACCAGTCACCGTGGGGACGTAAGGGTAGGCGGGGCTAACGTGAGTAGCTGCAGTCGCCACGACGATCGCAGGGAGAGGCGGAGGCAGAGCGAGCACAGGCGGAGTGAGAAGTTCTCTCCCTCCAGctctgaggaagaggaggagggagggaacgagaggaggaggaggaggacgagggaGCACAGGCCCCACAGACAGCACAGCCTCCCCGCCACACCGCTCTCCCCAGCAGCACGGGACTGGAGGAAGACCGCAGGTACACTGGGAGTGCTGGGAGAACCCCCTCTTCTGCCTGGCTTTATTACTCTTTCTTCTTGATCTTttggtgctgtgttttttttttctaccttaCTGTTGTATGACATGATAGAGCCCCCTCCTAGCAAAACCACGCTGCTGTCAAGACCCGTCAGCCATCGGAGACACCAGCATGGTGGACTCCACTCTGATGAGACGCGGGGCTCCAGAGCccaagcacagagagagggagtgtgaagACAGCAGCTGCAGATCTGGCTGCTTTATAAAACCCTCATCCCAGTGAAAACCTGCACCTCAGAATATGTGTGATCAGTGTGTGAATTGAGGACAGGGAGCAgattcattgtgtgtgtgtgtgtgtgtgtgtgtgtgtgtgtgtgtgagtgagagaagGTACTTGTGGAGTACTTGCTCCTCACAATGCCTGTGTCTCTGTGAATTCAGAGGGAGGGTCCTGTGCTGGAGCGGCGCCCCCTGCTGGTCTGCATGTTGAGGTGGCTCAGATGGGTTTGCAGGACCGGGAGCAGGTTCTGAGGGATGCGGAGCTGGCGAGGAGGCtgcaggaggaggaagaggaggaggagaggctgCTGAGGAAGGGACAGCGGCCCGAGAACGACATCTCACCCCCGGTAGGGTTAATAACGCCCTGTCCATCCCCATACAGGCACACATGCTTATTGATAGCTACTGTTTGAATCCCCTGCATACACGTggattaaaaaaatgcatcaatcGTCTTCTTTAGACTGATCCGCGGTTAACAGGAATCAAGGGAGACCATTCATGGTGTTAGAGCTTTGAACCTCATCTCACCATCTGAGGACAGAGCTTGTAACCGCAGTGCATCACACGGCACTGCAGGGTCAAACagtcccgcccccccccccccccccgaggtaAACCTGTCTCACCAGGGCTGGTTCCTGTGTTTCAGAGCCCGGCGTCGACAGGCAGGCTGTGGGACCAGGCTGCGGAGGAGGACTTTCGAGCCGCCCAGGTGGCACAGGATGAGGTACCCAGCGACGAGACCCTCGGGGCAGGCACAGCTGCTCCAGGGACTGTGCACTCTGAGGGGCAAAAGCTTccattccctcccctcccctcccattccagtccagtccagtccagatCGTTTTTCCCAGCTGGTCTATAACTAGTTAAACCTTCTTGCATGTACTTGAGAccctcattgcatagcagtttgatccattcctgctttttttttttttgctgtgagtttattacacacctgagcttgttgcctatccACTCTGTGACtcatcaagcttgtattaaaacctgcagTGGGtggcactgctgtgcaataggagtctcgcTTCTATCCCTGAGTGTACTGTATAGCTGTATCTTGGTAACGTGAGGGAACTAACGCGTGATGTGTGAGGAGATGCGGGTCTTTTTCCTGCACCCCGGCGTGGTGTTATTGATGCCCTTGGCTCCGTCTCTTCAGGAGATCGCGCGCTTCATGCAGCGGCAGGAGATGAAGGCGTCACGTGATCTGGAGGGTCAGGGGTCACGGATGGAGCATAGCGACCTCACAGACTCTTcagagaagaggaggagccagaaCAGGAAGGTACTGCCCCGAAGCTGGTATCAGAATTTGGAAAGGgtaaactgctgtgcgataggtgCCTTATTCCCACCCCTGATTAAGTAAGATAGTGGTTTAAAATGCAGCTTCAAAATTGAAAATTGAAGGTAATATTTTTctgtgacaccccccccccccccccccccccccccccaggctgaGGCTTCCCCTGGTCAGCACGAGCGGCTGGATTCGGAGGGTCTGCCGTCACCGAGAGAGGAGGGGTCCCCAGATCGAAGAGCATCTCCCGCGCACAGGTGAGCAGCCCCCCCCGGGACTGCCAGACTCCGGGCACCGGCTCCTCTCTGGCGTAACAGCAGAAAACAAGCCAGTAAAACAAGGGGAGGGCATACTGACCCAGCAGCGTGGCTCACAGCCCAGGCTGTGGCAGTCTTCCGTGACGAAACAGCTCCAGCTCATCTGTTCTGTCTAGCTCTCTATCTatataaagtatttaaaaataaccatTTGTCTCTCCACACTGTAAATGCAGAAGTACCCAAATAACATTAACTGAAACGTCAGGCCTTCTTTTAAATACGCCCGGTGAGTAAGCCAGctatttatatctatatctatatctatagagagagagaggggagcaaGCGCTCGTTGATAATGTCTCTCTTGCCTCTGAAGAGACGCCCACCCCTGCAGGCTCTGAGTACTGTAATGGGGTCGGAGTGGAAATTTCACTGACATCACAGTCCGGTCCTCCTCCTCAGCAGCTctgtctaaccctaaccctacccgtAATGTTGTGGAAGCGCAGGCAGGGGTGCTGATGTCTGTCCCGGTTGCttgcaggcagcagcagcagcagcatctccTCCCCAGGAACATCGCTGAGGAGCTAGACCCGACTTTCAGGGTGAAACGGCAGGAGGACGCAGCGGAGGAGCCGGCTCTCCCAACGCCTGGTAATAAACCCCCCCTCCCTGTGAACAGCGATCGTCCAGCACAGCTCTGTAACGTGTTTTAGAAGAGGCTGCTGCTTCTCAGTCTGGTGTGTGCtgcactgcagggatggaaacaagactcccattgcagagcactttgatcctttcctggtttcgctaggagtttaatcagacacccTTGAGCTTGTTGACTATTccctggggctaatcaagcacatgttaaaacctggaatgggtgaagctggtATAACTTTGCCGCTGGGTAGTTTGACCAGCATCTGAGACAATGCATGTGTTCAGTCTTCGTTGCATGAAGTACAGTGTCAGGTTTGGCCCTGTTTGTAATGTATAAACTGTGGCTGTGTCGAGATCAGCTGAACAGAGCTTACCatgtttatatagttttctttctctttctctttctctttcctcTCCACAGCGGCCGCTCGATCTCCCCCCGGCCCCCCCTGCCGTTTCCACGACTACACAGACGAGCGAGCCGAGCCCACCTTCATCCCCCCCACCAAGCGCCAGAGCGACAAGATTAGCCGCCCGAAAACCAAAGACAGGAAGGAGGGCTGCAAACAGCAgtgaccccctcccctcccccctctccatctctctcgctctccatctctcccccagtctctgtctctctctttctcattctCTCAACctcttttctctgtctctctctctctcacattccCTCCAGCACTCCTACCATTCTCTCATTATTCCCAGCGTGGTTCACTTCATGACAATGCAGGGGTCACAGACCTGGCTCCTATCGTACTCAGAAGCGATTCCTGCCTTCACTGGGCAGCGTGTGTTACCCTGACGTGTCCCGGGCCAGGCCAGGGTGTGACCCATGCAGAACTGAACTGCGCTGTTGAATTGATAATgagctctcagtgtgtgtgtgcgcgtgtgtgtgtgtgataccaATGCAGAACTGAACTGCGCTGTTGAATTGATAATgagctctcagtgtgtgtgtgtgtgtgtgtgtgtgtgtgtgtgtcccgggCCAGGCCACAcacagtatacattttatatatgacACAGTCTGCCTAGCATATCAGAAGATTTGTTTAAACTTCACAGTGTTGCCAGTATAGATACACTGATCTGTATGTACACAAGTATATCATTACCTATTCCCTGCACCAGGGCAGAGTAGAGCTGGGGCTAAGCAGTATTGCATctagattagattttttttaacccaatgcagggttacaatgtatttttttaaatttacgaTTTGGAGGACCCTGGTTGGTTAATTCCTTGCTTtggtgcattttgttttgttttagaactCTGTGTAAATAAAAGCCTTGAATAAACGGGGCAGGGGAATCCTTGGTTCCAGTTTTAGTTTCCCAGTTGGAATTAAAGCGATTCCCTGAATCTTACCTGTTCTGCACCTCCGTTAGCTACATAGGCCAGCAAGGAAGTGCGACGCTATCTGAAAGAGTgatttgcaaacagatttcttcaaCTTACTGCAGTACCAGATGGcgtgtttttaaaattaaaaaatatgtgtttctttcaaaagccACACATTTGAGCCCTGGAGAACAGGCAGAATTGCATGACCGGTAAGATTAACCCTCTGCTCTGCCTTTAGATAACCCAGCAGCAGCATTAtgacacacattttatttttgaaatttgTATCACTGTATTATTCTGTATCAAAATAAACAGTGTTGTAACGAGAAGACTTTTTTCTCTTGGATATgatattttttatgtttctattAAGTGGTGATAACTTAGGACAGAAGGAAGaagactcttcacacagagagtggtgaggggatggaatgggt
Encoded proteins:
- the LOC117963799 gene encoding trichohyalin-like isoform X2, with product MNGKFVLAGLPSKPQLARSCSRAGRWRLQPELHTEAKSGLEIGAGSAITQLREINTGSRILKAWEKQKKRKQREVCQGFAVLEDGALAHNLQEQEIEQYYASNVQKNQLVQRDVRIAKRLQDEEDQRRRLTDCRRQIEEQDSEYAQTIQEDIRRRAEEARRREEQDEEIAKKLQEEEELEIRRRRLDSGCQGNQTGLLSNRECGRLQTHQRHQPYPVDWRHSEGGSASRGRLLPPSATANRQRTAQLEPADNSGVPGDCPVRQGSSALQYVKNNLDAAPRGPAVVLPEEDCSRSPRAGRVHRGGDFREDEGWVRSGRRGDFQEVDFRDERGYRERVGWVSRELREGEGGATGYHRDFREREGGTTSSSSHRDFREREGGASSSNHRDFREREGGASSSNHRDFREREGGASSSNHRDFREREGGASSSSSNHRDFREREGGASSSNHRDFREREGGASSSNHRDFREREGGASSSSSNHADHRRREGGVMENGGGACTSHRGDVRVGGANVSSCSRHDDRRERRRQSEHRRSEKFSPSSSEEEEEGGNERRRRRTREHRPHRQHSLPATPLSPAARDWRKTAEGGSCAGAAPPAGLHVEVAQMGLQDREQVLRDAELARRLQEEEEEEERLLRKGQRPENDISPPSPASTGRLWDQAAEEDFRAAQVAQDEEIARFMQRQEMKASRDLEGQGSRMEHSDLTDSSEKRRSQNRKVLPRSWYQNLERAEASPGQHERLDSEGLPSPREEGSPDRRASPAHRQQQQQHLLPRNIAEELDPTFRVKRQEDAAEEPALPTPAAARSPPGPPCRFHDYTDERAEPTFIPPTKRQSDKISRPKTKDRKEGCKQQ